The Apium graveolens cultivar Ventura chromosome 6, ASM990537v1, whole genome shotgun sequence genome contains a region encoding:
- the LOC141665606 gene encoding uncharacterized protein LOC141665606 → MTIVPYHVNQAAPIPASSFPMSFNQPQIASSSNLALTYPAQARTFNMNVKDAIQSSDVVSGTLSVNAASAKVLIDSGATRYFISKSFVDKLNCKTQLMHEPLSIFLANQDGVSVNYICPHCAIEIARHIFPANLIPFQLGEFDVILRMDWLTSFSAQIDCKDKRVVLSTPQGKKVIFKGQRQTQTFLTSMQAKKLIQKGCEVYLAYVVDKSREIRKTFQ, encoded by the coding sequence ATGACCATTGTACCCTACCATGTGAATCAAGCAGCTCCTATACCAGCCTCATCATTCCCAATGTCTTTCAATCAACCTCAGATAGCATCATCTTCAAATCTAGCTTTGACTTATCCAGCTcaagcaagaactttcaacatgaatGTGAAGGATGCAATTCAAAGCTCCGATGTGGTTTCAGGTACGCTTTCTGTGAATGCTGCTAGTGCTAAAGTtttgattgattcgggagccaccaGGTATTTTATTTCGAAgtcttttgttgataagttgaattgcaAAACCCAATTGATGCATGAGCCCTTATCCATTTTTTTAGCTAATCAAGATGGAGTATCTGTAAATTATATCTGCCCTCATTGTGCAATAGAGATAGCTAGACACATTTTTCCTGCGAACCTTATTCCTTTTCAATTAGGTGAATTTGACGTGATCTTAAGGATGGATTGGCTAACAAGTTTCAGTGCTCAAATAGACTGTAAAGATAAAAGGGTAGTATTAAGTACACCTCAAGGTAAGAAAGTGATATTCAAGGGCCAAAGGCAAACTCAGACATTCCTCACCTCGATGCAAGCAAAGAAGTTAATTCAGAAAGGATGCGAGGTGTATTTGGCATATGTAGTTGATAAAAGTAGAGAAATCCGGAAGACATTCCAGTAG
- the LOC141665607 gene encoding uncharacterized protein LOC141665607, whose protein sequence is MHPPQPPPANVTTFKAFQSIKPPEFRRTQDPIEAHAWLKELEKAFALTNIGDNQKVVYVTYFLKGESNYWWESAKALEAAEVITWDRFKRMILDKYFPRYMQTQMEMKFFELKQDIMTVREYEKKFKELSRFTGKYIDSEEKKEKGSNRDLSLG, encoded by the coding sequence ATGCATCCACCTCAACCACCCCCAGCAAATGTCACTACTTTCAAAGCATTCCAATCGATAAAACCCCCAGAATTTAGAAGAACTCAAGACCCAATAGAAGCTCATGCTTGGCTTAAGGAATTGGAGAAGGCCTTTGCCTTAACAAATATTGGAGATAATCAGAAGGTGGTGTATGTCACTTATTTTCTTAAAGGTGAatcgaactattggtgggagtcggCAAAAGCTTTAGAAGCTGCTGAAGTTAttacttgggataggtttaagAGAATGATTTTGGATAAGTATTTTCCTCGCTATATGCAAACACAAATGGAGATGAAGTTCTTCGAGTTAAAGCAAGACATTATGACAGTTAgagaatatgagaagaagtttaaaGAACTTTCTAGGTTTACGGGAAAGTATATTGATTCTGAAGAGAAAAAGGaaaaaggttccaacagggattTAAGCCTTGGTTAA